NNNNNNNNNNNNNNNNNNNNNNNNNNNNNNNNNNNNNNNNNNNNNNNNNNNNNNNNNNNNNNNNNNNNNNNNNNNNNNNNNNNNNNNNNaaaaaaattttttataatttaaaaaaaaaaaaaaaaaaaaattaaatttattaaaaaaaaaaaaattttttttttttttttttttttttttttaacccaaaaaaaaattacgtacttattaattatatatatataatatatatattatatgagaaaaatatataattttgtttttaatgaacaaatttttatacagataaaaaaaataaataagaatatataaagagaaaattaataagaaattaatacatgtatattatatatataaataaaatatttattatatttttttatcaacattattatataaattttagtaagtttattatattaatatattatttttttttaagtatgataaaaaaaaaaaaaaaaaaaaaaagcgcaggaatatatatatatatatattaatttaatatgtatatttttttcttatatatgataattttattttgcTAAAACCAAAAATGTAAATGGGCATTTTGTCATATTCGTATTTcattctttattttttaatctttaaatttataattttttttttttcttgtttttcattttttatgttttgtatttattttatttagtttttgttttctatatatacgtgcttttaattaaaaaagataagaaaattgttctttttttttttttttcttttacgagaaataatatttaaaagagagaatgatttaatatttggaaacatttaaaaaacatagaataaaaaaaaaaaaattacatatatatatatattttatataatcattacGAACAAAAAACATTATTTTGGttatttacaaaataaatgGAACATGCAAAAATTGATTAAATTTTGTCTTTAAGCTTTTTTATGttttgtttgtttttttttattttttttataaaatgcatttgaaatatatataattatggagaaaaatataatatgtacctatatatatgtgtaaaaaaaaaataataaaatgtatggatacacatataaatgGATTAATAtcatgtatatatattataatattaatcgataaatatatatgtataatttaTAACAACAACAATTGCATATTATTCACATGAGTCcatctatatatatatatatatatatatatatgtcataattaataatttgatgtcatataaaagaaaattaaataaaataatttcattttaacacagataataatttatacatgccaaattatatatattaaatatatatctttaataAACTATTTTATGCTTGactatataaatatatatatatatatatatatatatatataacacaAATATGCTGAAGTGTTACAAATATGAATTCTTTTTAGTTTATAActttttattcttttttcGATCTATATGTGTATCTATGaattaacaaaaaaaaaaaaaaaaaataaaataaaatataaatatataccAATACAAGAATATCCagtttttataaatttcctgaatatatatagatatatttatttttatgtattaattttttttttctccaaaaaatttttgaataaatatattatattaaattataaaaaaaaaatgtaggttttttaatgttttaaaattatatatatatatatatatatatatatatatgttatatgtATTTGTAATCCcttttatttgattttttttttttcttttattcttttttataattttctccataaatttttttatgtgttTAAACATACACATTAAAAATTTGAGgagaaataaaaaactATTATGTGCATGCACAAGTCAGgtaaatttaaattttttttttttttttttttttttttttttttgttaattgttatataaatgcCAAAGCAAAGAGGCTTTCGTCCTCAAGGACTTATTGCCCCGATTCAGAGAATTAAATATACTGGgtaagatatatatattttacaacatgataaataaacaaacatatatatatatatatatatatatatatatatatcttcttttgtatgtcatatttttatgtggaatataatttatttacatatttatttatttatatttttattatattgtatttttttttattatttccaAACAGCCCAACGATACTAGACAAAATAAACCGAGAAAGCAGACCCACATGGGACGATTTAAAAGACAGAATTAAAAATCAGGAAGGATGTAAAATGCTAGAAGAATATGAAAATGCAAAATACGTtgaagaattaaataaaaacagagaggagaaaataaaagaacaagaaaaaaggtacataaaaaaactgaaaaaagaatataaaaaaaaaaaaaagaagaaaaatagTGACGATAGTAATACAACAGATGAAAGTTCTGAAGATGAAGattctaaaaaaaaaaaaaaaaaaaaaaataaaaataaaaaatacagTGATGATATGAGCTCTGATGAAATTTCTGATTATGAAAAATCTAagaagagaaaaaaaaaagaaaagaaaagaaaatataaacattcCTCAAGTAGCGATGAAAGTATGTCATCTAGTGATAGTTCATCATCAAAAAAAACcaataaaaagaaaaaaagaaaaaaaaattcatcATCATCCATGAGTTCTTCGAGTGATTCAAAtgtaaagaaaaaacataaaaagaaaaagacAAGTGTAAGTGctaattttattaaaaaaaaaaaaaaaaattatataaatattttgcAACTAATAAGTGGGactatatatatgtatatataatatatattatttatatttaaaattttttttttttttttttt
This region of Plasmodium gaboni strain SY75 chromosome 12, whole genome shotgun sequence genomic DNA includes:
- a CDS encoding hypothetical protein (conserved Plasmodium protein, unknown function); the protein is MPKQRGFRPQGLIAPIQRIKYTGPTILDKINRESRPTWDDLKDRIKNQEGCKMLEEYENAKYVEELNKNREEKIKEQEKRYIKKLKKEYKKKKKKKNSDDSNTTDESSEDEDSKKKKKKKNKNKKYSDDMSSDEISDYEKSKKRKKKEKKRKYKHSSSSDESMSSSDSSSSKKTNKKKKRKKNSSSSMSSSSDSNVKKKHKKKKTSDNVNPFKLSSFFKMK